The Osmia bicornis bicornis chromosome 11, iOsmBic2.1, whole genome shotgun sequence genome includes the window TCATTGGTTAAATTCTCATTTGAGGTTGAAACATCAGTTTCACTACCGCTTAAACTTTGTGGAAGACCACCTATCAGATATATGTCataagaaaaatgttaatcacaatattttgtaaggtatgtataataaaaaataatttgaatctCCAATTCATCCCTATACCATGTTGAAAGCAATGTTAAAATTGCATAGTAGTATAAATTTTAGAATGATTATTATACCTTGCATTGACAATTGCTTCctttgtatattattatttgaaaaaggCAAGAATCTGCTACCTTGCTGTAGAGAActcattttttctattttctcaTTTAGACCTTTTGTGTTTTATCTGAAAATACAGTGTTAAAATTAGTTTTACCTAGTACTCATATATTACAGCAGACTTTACTGATTTTcatgtataatttaatttataaattttactttataaaaaaatatgaaatgtgTAGCCTAAGAAATGAACTCCTACTTTTTACATACTTACATATACGGTGTTAAAAAGTTAACAAAGCAAGATCTAAGAAGAATTTTAAAAGGAAACGAGTGTACAGCATATATGCTTTCATTGAAATGTTCTTAAGAAGCTTTTAAGCAATATTTAAAAGCACTTCACCTCGGACTTCGAAAGAAGACGAATAGGAGAGATGCGAACACGCTCACAGATTAACCACTCTCGCATCTCGGAGTATTAAAAAATCACTGGGAACGTAAACCTATTCATGCATTCTTCTAGTTGACACTACATGGCATTCAAAAACgagaaacagagaaagaatTACGCAAGGTCCCTGTCTGAGAAAGAGACAAGGATGTTATAGTAATGGTAAAGCAGAGCACTCTGACAGAGGTGTCAACACTCTGGAATGTTGATAATCCGGAGATATTGGATTTTTCGTTGATGCGTAACATCGTAGCGGGAAAGCATTCGAAGCCTGGCAAACTCGATTCATCGGTATATACCCGCTGAAAATCTGTGAATATTCCTTTTTGCACGCGAtcctaatatttttataactttccGAACTTGAAGGgttgtataaataaacaaaagaatATCCTCGAAGCGCATCCAGTAAGGATTTTTTTACATGCCGCGTTATCGAAGCGCAAGCAGATGGTCCTAGCGGATTGTTGTCCGATTACTCACATTATACAAAGGTGCAAAAACGGGTTGAGTGTcgtaattatttcaataaattagtACACTTTACTGCTCCACGCacgagaaataaaaattgctaTAGTTCTCGCATTCCTCATCAGGGTGCGACGTATACGAAAGCGGGATATGCTCTTCCTGACTCTTCTAAACTTTCCCAACTTTTTTCTTCGTGCGTAGATGAATCATTAAAATGCAATGCGCTCAGAATGTCATCTTTACATAGCTTTTTTACCCCACGTTACAATTGATACAACagttcctttattttttttgaaatCATACCGATGTTTGCACATTTTATTCTTAAATTGGTGGTTTATGTCAGGTTCATTGTTCCTTCTATAAGTACACTCTTTGTGATAGGCTTTCGTTTTATCGCAAAGTAATTGTCATTTTAACATAAGCATTATTATGAACATATGATtacatttgaaataaatttacatagtagattttttcctttcgaacttataccgcagttcaccagagtccataactgcgaaaggaccaattttcgttcttcgcgcatctccagtacgcatcttcgccctgattggcgatactcccaaacgaagtgaaaagcgattagcagagagctcgctgcgttcccccaccatattccaacctgcgcgtcgcagttatggactctggtgactGCGGTATACATCAGTATACATATTAATAGTTATGCTGTGTTCATTGGTATAACTTACTGTTTATATTGCTATTGATATCATGATAAAGATTGATTTAAAGCAATATTATCATCATTATCTAGGggcatgatcatattgtaatataaaaaatggaaAACAGTAAACGTTATTGTACTTGAAAATGGAATAGTTTATTTAGAACTAACATGACAACTTCACATGCATTATACCATTTGAGTAAATTGCAGATAACGTTTATCAGTCTTGTAACCCTTGCAATACAATTGTGTACGGAGCAGAATGTCCTATATTCGTCAATTAATCATGACATTTAGTAAAGTACAACAGTCTTTTAAGATTTTTAGCTACATAAGGTCGCATCAACCGATCTCAAATATTATATCAAGAGCATTTATTTACGATAGGTTATTAAGAACCACATCGCGTAAATTACACCTTGTACCTGGTAATTTATGAAAAACATACATATTCGAATACTGTATTTAATTTGAATGTACAATGCTGTTCAAAATATATTcaacatattattttttagtGCAATCAACTTTGCATTTTTCAACTTCCACTGTTACTAATACTAGTTCAGAAACCATGAGTGAAGGTGAAAACAAAACTcttaatgtttattacaatGATATTTTAAAAGCTCAAAAAGACAATAGTATTTTGATTATTGATGTTAGGGAGAAAGAGGAAATTGATGAAACTGGCAAACTTCCAGGAAGTATTCATATACCAAGTGTGTTGTAGTACTTAATattgtttctttaaatataagataattattattaactgtTTCTATAGTGGGAGAAGTTACAAATACTTTAATGAATCTTTCTCAGAAggattttaaagaaaaattcaacAGAGAGAAACCTTCTAAAGATACAAAAATCATACTAAGTTGTAGATCTGGTAAAAGGAGTGGTATGGTTCAAGAACAAATACAAAAGCTTGGATATGAAAAGTActcatatatgtataatccttaattattttcatgtaTTTCACAGGTTACCTAATTTAACATACTTATCCATGTTTCAGTGCCTACAATTATGTTGGTGGATGGTTAGATTGGGAAAATAGTCAGAAGGTATAGATTTGATGACAATTTTAGTACCTAGTACTTTCTATATCCAAGAATACTTGTTGCTAGACTATTGTTAGTTATTAAAAACAGAAATAGTTATAAGTAATTTAAATGTAGTAAAGTATATAGTTAATTTCAATGAATGTAACATATTTACATCTACTTTAATAtgtgtatacatacatatatgtatgttttatCATTCATCCAGTCTTTATGTACATCATGATACTAGATGAAAATTATCTGTACAAAATCATTTGTTTTTTTGTTCCTGAGCCAACTTTTGATTAACCATTTCCCGAAACTGGCCTAAGATAAGATTCTCTCGTTTCTGTCGTTCCTCTTTACTAAACATAGCCAATGCGCGTTTCTCGTCGGCGGAATAAATCTGGTTTTCTTTACGAATACGAACAGCTTCCATTCGGCGATGCCTGTAAACACACGGAAACATTAAAATATGTACtaaatattactattattccatctaaaggagaaaaatatttgtagaAACGTATGTCACCTGCTGCCACTCATAACATATCCAACAGACTCATAAGAGGCAATTTCCTCAGATGTAAGACCAATTTCACCTCTTCTTGGTATACGTTTTCCTTCAGCAACATATGCAGCCATAGCAGCACCTTCTCCTGGTAAAAGAGCTTTACCAAAATCTTTAGCAGACAATGTTACATGAGGTTTCTGAACTGGTCCTACTACACTTTCATCACCACTCTCCTCTGAACTTGATCCTCTCTTAACTTTAGCTTTGTCATTAATTCCATTCTTTTCTACCCACTCTAGTTCTTCAGACTCGCTATCAGAACTGCTGTCagacttcttcttcttctttttacgttttttctttttctctttcttagcctttttttctttctttaactTTTTACTTTTCTAAGGGAGTagtaaaatggtaaaaatgaCTAAAACAGAATTATTTCAAAAGTATATATTTActaaagtatataaaatttaataccTTCTTCTTCATCTCGTGTTTTCTCTTTCGATCTTTTGGTACGATACTATCCTTATATTTGTGAGTTTCTTCATCTTCGTCAGAGCTATATGAAATCAACGTTCACAGACGTGAGAATTATAAGTATTAATAAGGagctaaataattaaaagtggAAACGTATAGGAACTAAATTAAGAAACAATTAACTTCTTACTCTTCGATTCGTGTTGGTGATTTGCCCCAAATTCTGTCAACACCGCATAACCCAATTTGTTCCCTGTCTCGTCTTCGTGCGTCCATCGTCAAATTCTTCTTCATTGTTTATATGTTTTACCAGTGACTACTGATACAAAAAGACTAGACATGCTATTCTTCTCAAGGAGTTATGATTTCAGGGTTCCCAGACATCCCCAAGCGAAATTGGTTTGCAATCGGTTTACCACTCCTAATTGAAAAGATTCAATTTTTGACTctctttgattttatttttatggaTATCGGTTAAAATCAACACAAGACCGTAAAATTATTAAGGTGATGCGACTTATCATATGAGAGTCGGTAAATTTTCGAGTAGTTTGAGCAGTTTTGAAAGAGATGGCGCTGAgatcgaattaaaaaaaattttaattcctgGCGGTTTTTTAAGTTCAAATAAAGCTGGGTAAAGGAAGTGcagagaaaaaaattgaaaataatttcgagACTTTATTTGCCCGCTTTATGAAACACTCTGTAGAGGAAGAATTCAAAGTGAATTCCAATAATGTAGTATCAAAAAATgtgttttaataaatatcagTAAAAAATACATTACACAAAATATCTACAACGATTACAAAGATCGATATAAAATTACATGTCTCTGGACATCGCTGACCATCcaagatttattaaatttacaaagtaGCAATTGTCATCGTGTCTAATCATATTGTTAGTAATATCTatcgtaattaataaatattataattatactcTCCTCATCGAGTCCtctaatagaaaaatattcgcAACAATTTCTGATTCATTTAGACCTAAACATCATGCATTTTCGAATATAATGGATCCATAGTGTAATAATATACCACTAAAATGAACATTACccttaattacattaatattcaATGATTCATTGGagtttaaagaaattttatatatatatatatatatatataaaagagATTCAATAGTTAATACTTGCATAATATAACAAAGGTATGGCAAGGCACTCTTAATAAGTccatcatttttcattttatttttattctttacaACCCTATATCTGTACTCAAAAGTTAAGTCTCGAAAGGTACGTATACATAATACTTCCTCCATTAAATCCtcaatatttttgtttaactTTGTTCAAGTATTGTAATAAATGAGTGAGTTTCAAATGATCACAAATGATACTACGCGCGCACgggaaaaatatcaaattaataaaaaacaatgtCATAAGTTCAGGTCAAATACGAATTATATAATTTGTTCCCTTAAAGTTACATTACCTTAATACTTTCTCATATTGTCGAAAAATACAGCATAAATACAACGGAAATAGAATTAACGCCGTTATGGAGTAAACTATTGTATTCGTTGGAATATAGGAGCACCATTGATTTTTGCTGTAATTTTTACGAGAACGAGTTTAAAGTTATGAAAACACTCGTAAAAATCACAACACTCAATTCAATCAAGAAAAACATTGAACGACTGTCGAAAGTTTCAaacgaatattttttattcgaaacaattataaattaattttcaatgaatCAGATTCAACACTACTTTTATTACTTTCTCAATATAAAATCGGTGTTAACACTTGTTAACAGTCATCCAATGTTCTTGATTCTTTGACTAAACGTTTACTTACAACTCGTTTGTTTCTCAGTtctgttaaataaatatatttgtcCATCGAATGAAATATGTCCCGAAAGAAATATTCAAAGGAAATCCATCGAGAGGTATGT containing:
- the LOC114872397 gene encoding rhodanese domain-containing protein CG4456-like, whose product is MSYIRQLIMTFSKVQQSFKIFSYIRSHQPISNIISRAFIYDRLLRTTSRKLHLVPVQSTLHFSTSTVTNTSSETMSEGENKTLNVYYNDILKAQKDNSILIIDVREKEEIDETGKLPGSIHIPMGEVTNTLMNLSQKDFKEKFNREKPSKDTKIILSCRSGKRSGMVQEQIQKLGYENAYNYVGGWLDWENSQKV
- the LOC114872396 gene encoding NKAP family protein CG6066 translates to MKKNLTMDARRRDREQIGLCGVDRIWGKSPTRIEDSDEDEETHKYKDSIVPKDRKRKHEMKKKKSKKLKKEKKAKKEKKKKRKKKKKKSDSSSDSESEELEWVEKNGINDKAKVKRGSSSEESGDESVVGPVQKPHVTLSAKDFGKALLPGEGAAMAAYVAEGKRIPRRGEIGLTSEEIASYESVGYVMSGSRHRRMEAVRIRKENQIYSADEKRALAMFSKEERQKRENLILGQFREMVNQKLAQEQKNK